DNA sequence from the Ruminococcus albus 7 = DSM 20455 genome:
AGGAAAGTATGCCGATCGTATTTACAAGCGCATTGGGATTTGCGGGAAAAGTTACCCGTGAACACGCACTTGGACGTCGTGTGTATAATTCCTCGCAGACACCGCAGGTGTGGCTGGATCATCAAGTGATGGATGATGAAAATGAACTGATACTATCATGGGATTATGTCGAAAAACTGTTTACGAACGGCATGATCGAAGATATGTTTAATACTTATGTACAACTACTAGAAGAACTTGCAAAGGATGATGAGATATGGGATAAAAAACGCGATTATCTTCACATTCCTTATATGGAGGAACGTCAGCTTGCAAATTGTACCGATGCACCTGTTTCAGAACTGACGTTGTTGGATCTGTTTGCACAGAATCTGCCTGACGGAGAAAAACGTATTGCGATACGTACAACGGATCGGGATCTTACCTACGGTGAAATAGATAAGATATCATCGTGTATCGCTGAAACACTGATCAACAACGGTGTGAAGCCGAATACACTGGTCGCTGTTGTTATGGACAAGGGCTGGGAACAGATCGCTGCAGCGGTTGCAGCACATAAAAGCGGTGCTGCCTACTATCCGATAGATATCAACTTCCCGTCCGAACGCATACAGGAACTTTTGGAGATGGGAGAAGTTACAGTCGTTCTTACGCAGTCGTCTGCCGTACGGAAATGGGATACCACACGGTATCTGACCATTGATGTGGATCTGGCAGACAGCAGCAGTAAGATAGAAGCGACGGTACACGTATCACCTGATGATCTTGCCTATGTCATCTGCACATCAGGAACGACAGGAACACCCAAGGGTGTAGAGATCACGCACAGAGGCGCAGTAAATACGATCCTGGACGTAAATCGAAGGTTCAGTATCATCGCTCAGGACAGCACGATCGCTCTTTCAAATCTGAATTTCGATCTTTCAGTGTATGATATTTTTGGAATGTTTCAGGTCGGTGGAACTATCGTTGTTCCGGATGCCGAAAAAAGAAAAGAACCTAAGCATTGGATACACCTGATCGAAGATCTTGGAGTGACTGTCTGGAACACTGTTCCGATGTATATGGAGATGCTGGTGACATATGCTGAGAATACAGCTCCGTTTCACTGCGGGCTGCAAAAGGTTCTGCTGAGCGGAGACTGGATCGCGCCTACTCTGCCTGACAGAATGCGAAAACTATGGGGTGATATGGATATCATTAGTCTGGGTGGCGCAACAGAAGCATCGATCTGGTCGAATTATTATGTAACACATGGAATCTGCGGCGAAATGAGGAGCATCCCTTATGGCAGACCGCTGACGAATCAGAGATTCTATGTTTTGGATGATTGTATGCAGGATCGTCCTGTGCTTGTACCCGGAAAGCTGTACATCGGCGGACTTGGACTTGCACGCGGCTATTGGAAACAAGCTGAGAAGACCCGTGAAAAATTTGTTGCCAATCCTGTGACGGGAGAGCGGCTGTATGATACGGGAGATATGGGACGTTACCTGCCCGGCGGAGAGATAGAATTTCTTGGAAGAAGCGATCATCAGGTAAAGATAGGCGGATACCGTATCGAACTAGGAGAGATCGAGAACGTTCTTGAACGTATCGAAGGGATAAGGAATGCTGTTGTGACGGTTGTTGAACAGAACAATTCCAGACAGTTAGGCTGTCATCTTATACTGGATGAAAACGGAAAGAGATCCTTAATGCTTCCTGATGAAAACAGTACAACAGTACTTCCTATCAGACAAGATTTCTTTGAAAAAACGGTCATTCCTAAGGAGGACATCGATCAGATACAGATATTCCATCAGGCGATGGATGCGGTTTCGATGGAGCTCGTTCTTTCTTTTATCGGAAGAGGAACATTTGATGCGCATAGTATACGTCAGAGCATTGCTCCGGAATATGTACATATGACAGAGCAGTGGTGTGAATATCTCTGTGCTGACGGATTGCTGGAACAGCAGGGCGATGGTTACATCTGGAAACAGGATCCGTTTGAATATTATAAAGATCAGGCATCGGGGAACGAACTGCGTAATGATCAGTATCGTATGTGGCTCGGTGAGATCCGTGAAAGGCTTGAAAAATATCAGACTGCGTACAGCGATGTACTGAAAGGACACAAGGAAGCGATCTCATTCTATCTTGAAGATGACGGCGGACTGACACCAAAGGTATTCGGAAAATATGCGGTGTATGACGGAAAAGCAGCTTCAGCAGTAAATGAACTTGTGACAGAATGGTGCAGGGAGGCAAAGCAGCCGCTTCAGATACTCGAACTTGGTACACGAGTACAACCTCTGCTGGAAAAACTGTATCCGTTGGTTGAAACGTATCATGCTGAGTATACCTACATGGATGAATCAGACACATTCCTGAAGCAGGCAGAAAAGCTCATTACAGAACACGACCATTTGCATCTGCTTGAAAAGGATATTGAACAGATCTGTGAGATCGGAGAAAATGATCTGCTTGCCGATGTTATTTTAGCAAACAATACACTTCACAGACGCTGTAATCTTGACAAGGTCATGGATAATGTCAGCGGATCATTGAAAACAGGCGGAATGCTTATTATGATCGAACAGGTACAGATACGCAGGTTTGTACGGAATGTGATCGGTATCTATGAAACAGAGGAACCGGATCGTCAGCTTTTCCTGAACGATACGCAGTGGTGCTCTGTACTTGAACGGCATGGGTTCCGTATCGAAGGAATATTGCCTGTCGGTGAGACACATATAATATCTGCAAGCTATCAGGGAATCCACAGGCATACTGATGTGGAGAAGCTACGCACACTTGCGGGAACACTTCTGCCGGATTATATGGTACCGCGCTATTACAAGGTATTTGAAAACTATCCTGTGAGCAGTAATGGCAAGGTGGATCGCAAGCAGCTGGCTAAACTTCTGGAGGTGATAGAAGAACCGCAGGAGCAGAGAATGACAGCCCCTGAGAATGAGACTGAACAGCTTTTGCAGGAGATCTGGAAAAAGTGTCTGGATCAGGAGAATATAAGTACAGAGGACACTTTCTTTATGCTTGGCGGTGATTCGCTAAAAGCGATCCGGTGCATCAACGAGATACAGAAGCAATTCAGCATTACCCTGAGTCTCAAGCAGATTTTTCAGAACCAGACTATCCGTGCACTGGCAGCCATTATCGATAAGCAGCGTGATGATGGCAATGACGAGATCGGAGAGATCTGATTCGATACCGATCATAACCCGACAAAAAATAAGATGCGCTGCTGTCTTTTGCAGCGCATCAGTTTAAAATTTATATTATAAAGGAAGTATTTTTATGAGTATTTCAAAAACAAATCACAGAAAGACAATTGGATTCAAGGATGTAGTTACTGTTGTACTGTTTTCAGTACTTACTTTTATTGTCAGCTTAGTGACAGCTATCCCGTTTTCGGGCAGTGTATATGGAATGTTGTTTGGCGGCTATGCGCTGATGGCACTCATCTGCGGTCCGATCTATCAGATCATGATCAACAAAGCTCCCAGAATAGGTACACAGATCTTGTTCTTTTCAGTAAAGGCACTGTATATGCTGATCTGTGGTCAGCTGCTGACAGCTGCGGTATTCTTTGTCGGAGGTCTGATCTGTGAGGCGATCTGTCTTGGCGACGGCTACAGAAACATGGTAAAAAGTACCGCAGCCTATGCTCTTCACACGACCCTGTACGGCTTTGGTTCATTCTTCCCGGCAATATTCCTGACAGAGTCATACTCAGCAAGGATGACTGCAGCAGGAGCATCTCCCGAGTCCGTTGCCGCAACTATCGGTGTTTATCATCAGCCGCTGACAATGCTGGGTGTAGCAGTGGTTCTGATAGCGTTTTCTATTATTGGCGTATTAATTGGTACAAAGATGTTCCGTAAGCACTTTGCACCTGCTGGCATCGCCTGAGTGATGAAAAAAACGGATATTGATACCCGTGTTGCTTTCATTGTTATGGTGGCAGCAGCGTGTCTGATCTTTGCACTTAAAACAGAAGCAGCATTGGTAAGTCTTATGGTGATACTGGTACTCTGGCTTGTTGTTTCAGGTTATCCGAAGGAGGCGCTGAAAAATGCGGTATTGTTTGCGGTACTATGGGGTCTGGTGTTCCCTCTGAGCCGTAACCCGCATCTTGGCAGCCTGGCGATGATCTGTATTTATGCCAGAAGAATGCTGCTGCCATTCATGGCGGCAGTGCCAATAAGCCGCGGTTCTACTGGAAAACTGATCGCGACACTTTCAAGGATACGTGTACCGCGGATAGTCACGTTGTCGATCTCGATCATGTTCAGGTTTCTGCCTACGATAGGGACAGAGTACCGTCTGATCCGTGATTCACAGAAATTCCGCGGCATAGGGACAAATATACTGACAGTGGTCATTCATCCGTACCGCACACTGGAATACATACTGGTACCGTTGCTGATCCGCACCAGTAAAGTGGCAGATGAATTATCTGCAGCGGCAATGGTCAGAGGGATGAGCCTGAATGGAACGATGAATCCTTATACAGAAGTCAGATGGAAGAAAACAGATACGCTCCTGACTCTTTTGTATGGAGCCGCAGTCAGTGGGAGCATCGTTCTTGACAGAACATTACAGGGAGTAGGATAAGGTTGCTGGAATTAAACGATATATCTTTTCGGTATGGTCTTGCTGAAGAAGAAAAGGAGAAAGATCTTCAGGATATCGATCTGAAGATCTATGACGGTCAGTTCATAGTGTTTGCAGGAGAGAGCGGATGCGGAAAGACGACTCTCTCAAGGATAATGAATGGCTTATGCCCCTCATTTTATGAGGGCGATTTGTCAGGAAGCTACTTTATTGACGGAGAAAATGCAGAAAATAAGACTATTGATCAGATCGGACTTAATATAGGCAGTGTTTTTCAGGACCCGCGAAGTCAGTTTTTTGCTACAAATTCTACGGATGAGATCGTACTTGCTATGGAGAACCGTGCATACGATCGGGATGTTATGCGTACACGTCTGAAGGAAGTATCACAACGGATGGATATGGGATCTCTGCTCGATAAGTGTATGTTCATGATGTCAAGCGGTGAAAAGCAAAAGATAGCCATCGCATCCGTATGCACAGTGAAACCAAAGGTGATCATGCTGGATGAACCGTCTGCAAATCTTGACCCGGAAGCTATGGAGAATCTTGCAGGGATGCTGGAAGAACTAAAGCAGGAAGGTTATACGATACTGGTACTGGAACACAGACTGTATTATCTTCGGAAACTCATGGATAGGCTGATAGTGCTCAGCGGCGGTCGCATAATACGGGATATTGACAGTACAGCGATCGCTAAGCTGACCGGAAAGCAGATGGAATCACTCGGTCTGCGTGTACTGGAGGAGACAAGACTGCAATATTCACCTCTGGCGGCTGAGGATGACTCACCGTTTGTTGAAATGAAACATATAAGCTACAAAGTCAAGCGCAAAGAGATACTGAGTGATATCAATATCCGCGTTCAGAAAGGTGAGATCCTTGCACTGACAGGTCAAAACGGTGCAGGTAAATCCACAACCTGCCGCATACTTTCAGGACTTGTTAAGGAGTCAGGCGGTGAAGTATATATCAACGGACAAAAATGCAGTAAAGGAAAGCGGATAAGACACAATTTCTTTGTGCAGCAGGATTCGGATTATCAGCTGTATGCTTCAACGGTCTACGAGGAGATCACTCTCGGTATCCGTTCAAGGAATATTGACCGTGATGAAGTTATCGGGCTGCTGGAACGTCTGCATCTGAGGCAGTATGTAAACAGGCACCCCGGTTCACTGTCCGGAGGACAGAAACAGCGCGTTCTGATCGCAGCTTCCATTCTCAAGAAGAAGGAACTTCTGATCCTTGATGAGCCTACCAGCGGATTGGATGGAAAGCATATGCGAGAACTTGCTGTGCTGCTTCGGGATATTGCAGGAAAGGGGACAACTATACTGCTGATCACGCATGATATGGAATTTATTTCTCTCGTTGCAGACAGCACTGTTGAATTGGCAAACGGCAAGACTTCCGAAAAACGGAAGATACTGCGCCGTATTCCACAAGAATAAGGAGAAAACGCAGAAAATGTTTCTGCGTCTTAAAAAATTGGATATGAATAAATGGATTAATCACATAGTAGATCACAAGGAAAGCAGGATAAATTTGTTCTGCTTTCCTCATGCCGGTGCCAGTTCCGCATTTTTTGCAAAATGGGGATCTTATTTTACGGAGCAGATCAATCTCCGAACGATCCAGTACCCGATGAGGGATCTGCGATATCAGGAGCCAATGCCCGGATCTATTCAGGAAATGGCACAGAATCTTGCGATGGAAGGCGCAGAACTTTTCTGTGAACCTTTCGCTTTTCTCGGACATTGTGCAGGCGGGATCATAGCCTATGAAACGGCAGCCGCACTGAAACGTTACTTTAATATTGAACCTGCATACCTGGTGATATCTTCGGCGATCTCTCCGGGAACAACGCATCTTGTATCTACCGCTGCCATGAGCGATGAAGAATTCTGTCGACACTACAGTGTGACGGAGGATATGTTCGGCGGGAATGAGGATCTGATGCGATTTTTTCTGCCGATCATGCGTGCCGACTATGAATTGTGTGAGCGTTATGAAAGCGGTATAGCAGAACGTCTGGAATGCCCCATATTCGCTGTGTGCGGAGCACAGGATCCACAGATCGAACGTATCGAAGATGTTGAGGATTGGCAGAATTATACTGACGGTCCATTTGAACTATGCCTGACAAAAGGAGATCACTTCTATTTTCAGAATGATCCCGGAACTATTTGCAGGAAGATCGAAGAGAAACTGCTTGCCTGCAATGCAGGATATGAGATCGACGAAATTTAAGGAATGTCAAACCCAATCGAAAGGAGTTATAGAATGAATCAGCAGGTCGTGCGTGATATGGATATTGCTGTCATCGGAATGGCTGGACGTTTTCCACATGCTGCGAACATAGAGGAATACTGGAAAAATATCAGCGAGGGAAAGGACTGCATCGATCGTACCGGCGTGAAGAAAGAAAATTTCGTGGACGCTTACGGACAGCTCGATGATATGTATTTTTTTGATGCAGAATTTTTTGGTGTGAATCACAGTGATGCAGTTTGCATGGATCCGCAGTTCCGTATCGTAATGGAATGTGTTTATCACGGTTTGGAGGATGCAGGTTATGCACAGGATACAGGAGATCGTGAGATCGGACTGTTTCTGGGAGCAGATGAAAACTATTATGTCTGGAATCATTACTATAGCAAGAAGTACAGTGGGCAAACTTTTGACCGTGTATCAATGTTTCTGCAGAATACACTGGCAAGCAGCATTTCCTATAAGCTGGATCTGCAAGGTCCGTCGATGGTGATGCGTGCTGCTTGTGCCACATCACTTGCTACAGTTCATTACGGCATACAGAGTCTGCTGAACTATGAATGCAATCTGGTTGTTGCAGGCGGTGTGAATATCCGTGAATATGATGAAGGATACCAGATAGTTGACGGAGTTTCCTCCTCCAGCGGTGCACTGAGGGCGTATGATGAAAATGGGGACGGTTATGTTCCGGGTAATGGTATGGGAGTTTTGGTAATGAAGCGGGCAGAAGATGCTATCCGCGACGGAGATCATATCTACGCACTGCTTAAATCCAGCGCATTGGTCAACGATGGAAGCAGGAAAGCAGGATATCATGCCTCCAGTGTGCAGGGAGAAGCAGAAGCGATGGTGAAGGCTCTGGAACTGTCAGGTGTTTCTCCTGAGGACATACAGTATATTGAAGGCCACGGTACAGCAACCCCACTTGGAGATCGTGTGGAGATCCAGGCGATCGACCGTGCTTATGGATCATTTACAGGAAACTATCAGGTGGAGATCGGTTCAGTGAAATCCAACATAGGGCATCTTAATGTTGCTGCAGGTATCGCCGGGCTGATAAAAACGATCCTCTGTGTTGAAAAGGGTATGATCCCGCCAACTATCAATTTTGCAAAAGAAAACCCTGAACTTCTGAAATATCAAGGAAAGATCAGTGTCAGTACATCGCTGCATCCGTGGAAGAAAAACGGAGTCAGACGTGCTGCTGTCAGCTCATTCGGATTTGGCGGATCTGATGCTCATGTTATAGTAGAACAAGCACCGGAAGTACATAAATCGGCACCACAGGCTATGGATCATTTCTTAGTTCCTGTCAGCGGTATCACGGAAGCAGCTCTTGAACGGAATATTGAGCTTCTGAAAGCCTTTATTGCCAAGCATCATGATATGACGGCAGAGATTGCCTATACCTATCAGGTCGGGAAACGGCATTGTAGGTGCCGCAGTTACCTGATACTGGATGCACACGGGGAGATCGTCACTGAATCCGTGAACGATATGTTCTTACGTCTGAAATCACTGGGAGAACGTTATGTCGGCGGAGAGGATATTGACTGGAATGCTGAATGGGAACAGAAACCTTCAAGGATACCGACAACCGGATATGCGTTTGAAAGAACGGAATACAAACATCCGGAAACCGAGTTCGTATCAGCACAGAGAACATCTGTCAAAAAGCGTGTACTGATCCAGGATGGTCTTTCGGACAGCCGATATGCATTAAGTTCGTATATTGCTAAACGTCCGGAGGTCAAACTCTATCTTGCAGAAAGAGAGGATCGTAACCGTAGTTTTGTGATCGGTGATCCGTCGGAAGTATGGCAGAAAACCTCCCAAAATGCAGAAAGATTGTGTGAGGCTTCACAGATCCACCTCATAGGAGCTGATAGTTCGGCAAAACAGGATATGGAACAGTTGTGCCGTTTAGGTGCAGCATATTTTCTTAGTGTATGCCGTTTTTCAGGATCGCATCTTACTATGCATCAATGGATGGCAGATAATGAATTTCTCACTGAGAATGTGCATTTTCTGAGGTTCATTATCGGACTGATCAGGGATGCTTCCATTCTGATAACAAAGGATGACAGGCTCACACTACTGAATGCTGAGAAGATGAAGGAGATGGGCGGAGCATTTGATGCAGCTGTCATTACATTCTGTAAGGATCATCCTGAATTTGCAGATATTGCAGAACTTCTGGCAGAAAGTGTGCATCACTACATGGAATTTGCACAGGGCAAGAGAAACGGTAATGATATTCTGCGTCAAGGCGGCAGCATCAACAGTTTACAGAACGTAGGACAGACCGCTACAACAGAAACTGTTTATTGCAAACTTCTGGCACAGATCCTGAAGCAGGGCAAACAGAGCGGCAGCGAATTGTCTGTAATGGAGATAGGCGGCGGTACCGGTCAGCTGACAGGAGAGATCGTTAAACAGCTTGGCTCTGAACAGCTGCGCTACCTGTTCACTGATGTTGGCAAGGGATTCGTGCAGAATCAGAGATTGTCAGCTAAGCAGAATCAATGGGATTTTATGGAGTTCTCGGTCGTGGATGCAATGGAAGATCTCACAATGCAGGGTATTGCCAAGGACAGTTTGGATGTTATGGTAGAAGATAATATGCTGCATCTGCTAAAGGATCTGCCTGCTGGACTTAAAAATATCCGTCAGGTACTAAAACCGGGAGGATATCTGGCGGCTGTCCAGGTAATTCTCACTTACGATGTACAGGAATGTGTATTTGGTATACTTCCCGGCTGGTGGAATTATAAAGATTCAGTTCCTGCACGTGAACGGCCTTACTTGAGTATAGAGGAATGGAAACGCTGCTTCCGCGAAGCAGGCTTTGAATTGGTG
Encoded proteins:
- a CDS encoding thioesterase II family protein; this translates as MNKWINHIVDHKESRINLFCFPHAGASSAFFAKWGSYFTEQINLRTIQYPMRDLRYQEPMPGSIQEMAQNLAMEGAELFCEPFAFLGHCAGGIIAYETAAALKRYFNIEPAYLVISSAISPGTTHLVSTAAMSDEEFCRHYSVTEDMFGGNEDLMRFFLPIMRADYELCERYESGIAERLECPIFAVCGAQDPQIERIEDVEDWQNYTDGPFELCLTKGDHFYFQNDPGTICRKIEEKLLACNAGYEIDEI
- a CDS encoding beta-ketoacyl synthase N-terminal-like domain-containing protein, translated to MNQQVVRDMDIAVIGMAGRFPHAANIEEYWKNISEGKDCIDRTGVKKENFVDAYGQLDDMYFFDAEFFGVNHSDAVCMDPQFRIVMECVYHGLEDAGYAQDTGDREIGLFLGADENYYVWNHYYSKKYSGQTFDRVSMFLQNTLASSISYKLDLQGPSMVMRAACATSLATVHYGIQSLLNYECNLVVAGGVNIREYDEGYQIVDGVSSSSGALRAYDENGDGYVPGNGMGVLVMKRAEDAIRDGDHIYALLKSSALVNDGSRKAGYHASSVQGEAEAMVKALELSGVSPEDIQYIEGHGTATPLGDRVEIQAIDRAYGSFTGNYQVEIGSVKSNIGHLNVAAGIAGLIKTILCVEKGMIPPTINFAKENPELLKYQGKISVSTSLHPWKKNGVRRAAVSSFGFGGSDAHVIVEQAPEVHKSAPQAMDHFLVPVSGITEAALERNIELLKAFIAKHHDMTAEIAYTYQVGKRHCRCRSYLILDAHGEIVTESVNDMFLRLKSLGERYVGGEDIDWNAEWEQKPSRIPTTGYAFERTEYKHPETEFVSAQRTSVKKRVLIQDGLSDSRYALSSYIAKRPEVKLYLAEREDRNRSFVIGDPSEVWQKTSQNAERLCEASQIHLIGADSSAKQDMEQLCRLGAAYFLSVCRFSGSHLTMHQWMADNEFLTENVHFLRFIIGLIRDASILITKDDRLTLLNAEKMKEMGGAFDAAVITFCKDHPEFADIAELLAESVHHYMEFAQGKRNGNDILRQGGSINSLQNVGQTATTETVYCKLLAQILKQGKQSGSELSVMEIGGGTGQLTGEIVKQLGSEQLRYLFTDVGKGFVQNQRLSAKQNQWDFMEFSVVDAMEDLTMQGIAKDSLDVMVEDNMLHLLKDLPAGLKNIRQVLKPGGYLAAVQVILTYDVQECVFGILPGWWNYKDSVPARERPYLSIEEWKRCFREAGFELVLSFPETDAPELTNTAIFLLRKPENAEGTLDVVREERLASLQKNAGSAQVMFYRNEDELAQICNSLFDAEQLLCEDTCKITAVDTVQKKSAETTLLDELKTIATEILNIDDIAVDEDIMDYEFDSLSVLILNANIKEKYHTDIGIASLYELGSLRNISEYLENRMSQESEGGMDHGDQSAAEEEKYSPEDLLDELFE
- a CDS encoding MptD family putative ECF transporter S component → MSISKTNHRKTIGFKDVVTVVLFSVLTFIVSLVTAIPFSGSVYGMLFGGYALMALICGPIYQIMINKAPRIGTQILFFSVKALYMLICGQLLTAAVFFVGGLICEAICLGDGYRNMVKSTAAYALHTTLYGFGSFFPAIFLTESYSARMTAAGASPESVAATIGVYHQPLTMLGVAVVLIAFSIIGVLIGTKMFRKHFAPAGIA
- a CDS encoding ABC transporter ATP-binding protein, with product MLELNDISFRYGLAEEEKEKDLQDIDLKIYDGQFIVFAGESGCGKTTLSRIMNGLCPSFYEGDLSGSYFIDGENAENKTIDQIGLNIGSVFQDPRSQFFATNSTDEIVLAMENRAYDRDVMRTRLKEVSQRMDMGSLLDKCMFMMSSGEKQKIAIASVCTVKPKVIMLDEPSANLDPEAMENLAGMLEELKQEGYTILVLEHRLYYLRKLMDRLIVLSGGRIIRDIDSTAIAKLTGKQMESLGLRVLEETRLQYSPLAAEDDSPFVEMKHISYKVKRKEILSDINIRVQKGEILALTGQNGAGKSTTCRILSGLVKESGGEVYINGQKCSKGKRIRHNFFVQQDSDYQLYASTVYEEITLGIRSRNIDRDEVIGLLERLHLRQYVNRHPGSLSGGQKQRVLIAASILKKKELLILDEPTSGLDGKHMRELAVLLRDIAGKGTTILLITHDMEFISLVADSTVELANGKTSEKRKILRRIPQE
- a CDS encoding energy-coupling factor transporter transmembrane component T family protein, which codes for MKKTDIDTRVAFIVMVAAACLIFALKTEAALVSLMVILVLWLVVSGYPKEALKNAVLFAVLWGLVFPLSRNPHLGSLAMICIYARRMLLPFMAAVPISRGSTGKLIATLSRIRVPRIVTLSISIMFRFLPTIGTEYRLIRDSQKFRGIGTNILTVVIHPYRTLEYILVPLLIRTSKVADELSAAAMVRGMSLNGTMNPYTEVRWKKTDTLLTLLYGAAVSGSIVLDRTLQGVG